The genomic region ggatacaccgtAATAAAATGAGAATgtttggtgatattaacgtcctgtttgtgtcacatatgtgagggggctcatgaacgAATAAAGTTATGTTAAAACCAATCACACcaagtttatttaattataaattaatatattaattaacatttaagtgtcaactaaatgtaaccaacatgaacgcatgagctgttaatgtatgattatatcatgactttacttggaggggcacatcatcataaACTCATCCTTAACTCCTTATGAACTCCTgcttaaactgttcatgttgaagttgacacttttctattgttatgtGTAAACACACTAGTTGGacatgcataaggagttcataGTTAAAGAATGGGTTAATGTGCCCCttagtaaagtcatgacataattatacattaacagctcatgagatCATGATGGTTACATTAAGCATAAACTattgtggtaattaatacattaattagcaaacaatcatgtactaacaagtaattaaggtagctgttattcacacatgaattcATGTGACTCAtattgtagttaaagttagttcattaTTAGCGcgtgcattaactcatcattagttcataatacagtcagtttacatattaacacatcattattcatgtactgttattgtaaagtgttacccaattatCAGTTTTGACGTCATGTTTGACCTTTTGACAACAAGTTTCCCGCTGggagttttatttcagttttctgTCTGCTCTCTCCCTCAGGAATGGGCTGTTTTGCTCTGGCCCACTTGCTTTACTCAGTGACCTTCCTGTCCTCTCGATACTCATCGACGTCTTCATCTTTCTCCTTCCTCTTCCTCTACCTGGCGCTGTGGTTGTTCGGCAGCGGCATCTATGTTTACCTGATGCCCTTCCTGCAGCTGGATCCAGAAGCTGACGTCCTGGTTCCCGCCATCGGAGGTTATGTACTCCTCATCGTCATCATGGCCACAATGGCGGCTCGCACCCGCCGGCCGCTCATCCTACTGGGCAGCTTGGTCTTCATGGCCTCAGACCTCACCATCGCGCTCACAAAATTCAATGTGGTCGATACTGAATACAAAAGGCACATTATTATGGTCACGTATTACCTGGCGCAGCTGATGATTGCGCTGGGAGACGTGAAGGCGGTGCTGGAGGAAAACGCGGATGATATCCACAAGTGGAAGAGATCTTAATACTGATGTGGACTCAAGACGTTGGTTTAATAAACAATACAGTGAATGGGCTTCACTAAGAAGGGTGTAAAACCTTTTCAAAGTCTGTTTTGCAGATGTGAAACTGGGATGACTTTCCCATGTGAAGAAATGCTATAGCCATTTATAGTAAATTACTAGGCCTGCAGCGTTTATGAACCATACTTTATTAACTGTGAAGTATTATTCAGTATAGTACAACTACTTTTTATGCTTCGGCCTactgtattaactatagtgatcactgataactgtaataaatacttttaaatgcTTTAGTTTTACTACAGGTGTTTTGTAATATGCTTATAGTAGAAAACTggatcatttgtttatattgctatagttgtgtgttcccatagcaactatagcattggcacaacagattaattcaagtatttCACAATAACTTCACATAACTTAATTTCTCAATTGTGTTTCTGTGGTTCAGAAACacaagtatttactataaattactgtagtattactTCATATGGGTTGCGTTGCATTGCAATATCAGAAATATTACAAAATCCAAGGGAACTTGATAAACTATAATAACTCGCAGTAGACTGTGTGCTGAAATGAACTTGTCTGATTAAATTAAAGGAATAGTCCACCcgataattaatttatttaataatttactccccctttacttgttacaaacccgtttgagtttcttttttgtgtccaacagagAAGACTTCTATGGTATTTGTTTATGGTGAtttccacattcttcaaaatatcttcttttgtgttcagcagaaaaaagaaacttataaaggtttgcaaccactatggtgagtaaatagtgagtattttttatttctgggtgaattatggCTAAGGTGAGACACTGCAGACAAAAACTTATTTGTATTCATAATTTGACTTATATTTTCATAGTTTCCTTGATTAAGTACAACATTATattctacaaaaaaaataaataaataaatatagatatatataaatatatatatatatatatatatatatatatatatatatatatatatatacacacactgtaaaacccaataagttaacccaatttaagttcaaaaactaatcctaatgagtactgtgaacttaatccatttgagtaaaagaagcaatttgagcacagtaaaacctgctaaaccaactgagtactgtaaaacctaataagttaaggcaactcaaaccatttgaggaaaccgattgctacaaaccatttaagttaaaaaactaatctttatGAGTTCtgtaagtaatgaggtatttaatgaactcattgccttcaaaactgagttcaaaactcttttcaaatgagtagaattactttgagtaaatttttagttaactacactcatttcagttgataaggtggactgttgggttttacagtgtgtgtgtgtgtatgtaactgactctatatataaaaaaattaaaccaacaTTCTCAACCtgatttttgtgctagaaatgcaAATGAGTGCATATTTATTTGagtaatgcctcatttgcatatttaaacagtaTTTTAGGAATCTTGTAAAACAAAAAGTGCTTACAGTTTGTAATATAATCAATCAAACAGGGAAGTACAGTGATAACTATAGGTTAATGTTTTACTCTTTTGACCTGCAGTGACTTGCCTTAAAatcattagtttgtttgttctgtctgatatttatgttcatttgctCCATGATGAAACAATATTTCTAGAGCAAATTTGAGTCATATACTTGAACTGAAATAAAGGAGGTGGAGtcacaatgttttaaaaacttattGACTGATTTGTGATAGTCTAGTTGGGCAGTAGTTCTACTGACTTAATGAAATGTTTATGCATGAATTGTTGCTTTGCTTTATAACTTTAGCTCTTGCTTCATGAAAAATTAAGCAAggagtattttcattcattcattcattttcttttcggcttagtccctttattattctggggtggccacagcggaatgaatcgccaacttatccagtatatgttttacgcagcggatgcctttccagctgcaacccatcactgggaataacccattcacactcatacacgacggacaattttagtttacccagttcacctgtaccacatatctttggacttgtgggggaaaccagagcacccggaggaaacctacacaaacacagggagaacatgcaaacttcacacagaaatgctagctgacccagccgaggctcaaaccagcgaccttcttgctgtgaggcgacatcgctacccactgcgccaccggaTCACCCCACAAGGAATATTTCACAAATAAGTTAAAATTCCATCACAATTTACTCACTGGTTCCAAACCATTTTTGAGATTctttttctgatgaacacaaaaaaagatattttgaagaatgctgtaaactaGGAGCCACTGACTACAGTACATTCTTGAAAATAACCTctgcgttcaacagaaaaagaaactggtaaagatttgaaaccacttcAGGGCAAGTGAAGAGCCTGTTTTGATAGatgaaatattctttttaaaaaagaaataaatctgaTGGGTTAGAATAATAATCTGTTTTCCTTTGGATTGAGTTTATTTTTGTTATGCCACTGGCAGATGTaggctatttatttttaatctcctTTTAAACAAACTGTGACTTAACTTTGattcattttcagaaataaaCTCTTAAGCTAATATCTGATGTAATTTtgtgaaaaacaagacaaaaatacattgttagaaatgtatttat from Danio aesculapii chromosome 3, fDanAes4.1, whole genome shotgun sequence harbors:
- the tmem86b gene encoding lysoplasmalogenase, with protein sequence MDILETSAFDRRQRRNTWCVVLLYLLPFIASCTLYFYLWIPDSAPSLLAAGIKAAPILSLVLLVLSYNGGRSLVGVAGGLLLSAGGDCCLIWPELFIHGMGCFALAHLLYSVTFLSSRYSSTSSSFSFLFLYLALWLFGSGIYVYLMPFLQLDPEADVLVPAIGGYVLLIVIMATMAARTRRPLILLGSLVFMASDLTIALTKFNVVDTEYKRHIIMVTYYLAQLMIALGDVKAVLEENADDIHKWKRS